A DNA window from Fusobacterium mortiferum ATCC 9817 contains the following coding sequences:
- a CDS encoding sensor histidine kinase has product MILILEGIFIGINSKILSNLYQERAKQILKEDTILVKLVAEGNPRTKYQELFSNNALRFTLVDLTGKVVFDSKKTEEEEKRMDNHLQREEIQEAIEKKESFTIRYSETFDTVMAYYAVSIKNSVGEEYILRTASEYSKELLQIREFLLVQIVFFLILNYVIHFFYKNYIKRDFYTKIKRMRKFLESGEMEKINYSKDEYWLFEFWDILKEWQGKNLKNISKLEKERRILSEVLHSVDLFIGLLDSEGKFIVKNTSLKYVVDPYEEKYLEAIKYLELITPIKNGLVNKKEYREDIYIQSLKKYFLFTMKYLEFSNRFIITIKDITSTREAVEVQKTFINNVSHELKTPLTNIKGYLIALEDAPEVMRKKFLNTIKTNVERLENIVLDFLNISKIENSNLVNISQVAVEKIKKELLEILSGKINEKGAKVDFLFNLTDGRDYLKVDSEKIFMILKNLIENGIIYNKNSEPEVIVKVDEKGDRYNISVEDNGIGIPIYEQDKIFERFYRIDKARTSNLGGTGLGLSIVKTLIEKCGGGLVIDSIEGKGTIFSFYILK; this is encoded by the coding sequence ATGATATTAATATTGGAAGGAATATTTATAGGAATAAACTCAAAAATACTTTCAAATCTATATCAAGAAAGAGCAAAACAGATTTTAAAAGAGGATACAATATTAGTAAAATTAGTAGCTGAAGGGAATCCACGTACAAAGTATCAAGAACTATTTTCAAATAATGCTTTAAGATTTACTTTAGTTGATTTAACAGGGAAAGTAGTATTTGATTCTAAAAAAACTGAAGAAGAAGAAAAGAGGATGGATAATCACCTTCAAAGAGAAGAGATTCAAGAAGCAATAGAAAAAAAAGAGAGTTTTACAATTAGGTATAGCGAAACTTTTGACACTGTGATGGCTTATTATGCAGTTTCTATAAAAAATAGTGTGGGGGAAGAATATATATTAAGAACTGCTAGTGAATACAGCAAAGAACTTTTACAGATAAGAGAATTTCTTTTAGTTCAGATAGTTTTCTTTTTAATATTAAATTATGTTATACATTTTTTCTATAAAAACTATATAAAAAGAGATTTTTATACTAAGATTAAAAGAATGAGAAAATTTCTTGAAAGTGGAGAAATGGAGAAAATAAATTACTCTAAAGATGAATATTGGCTTTTTGAATTTTGGGATATTTTAAAAGAGTGGCAAGGAAAAAATTTAAAAAATATTTCAAAGCTAGAGAAAGAGAGAAGAATACTTTCTGAAGTTTTACATTCAGTAGATCTGTTTATTGGATTGCTAGATAGTGAAGGGAAGTTTATTGTAAAAAATACATCTTTAAAATATGTGGTAGATCCATATGAAGAAAAATATTTAGAAGCAATAAAATATCTTGAATTGATAACTCCAATAAAAAATGGATTAGTAAATAAAAAAGAATACAGAGAGGATATTTATATACAAAGTCTTAAAAAATATTTTTTATTTACAATGAAGTATTTGGAATTTAGTAATAGATTTATAATTACAATTAAAGATATCACAAGTACAAGAGAAGCAGTAGAGGTTCAAAAAACATTTATAAATAATGTAAGTCATGAATTAAAAACACCACTTACTAATATCAAAGGATACTTAATAGCTCTAGAAGATGCACCAGAAGTAATGAGAAAAAAATTTTTAAATACCATTAAAACAAATGTTGAGAGATTAGAAAATATAGTTTTAGATTTTTTAAATATCTCTAAAATAGAAAATTCCAATTTAGTCAATATATCTCAAGTTGCAGTTGAAAAAATAAAAAAAGAACTTTTAGAGATTCTCTCAGGAAAAATTAATGAAAAAGGAGCTAAGGTAGATTTTTTATTTAATTTAACAGATGGAAGAGATTACTTAAAGGTAGACTCTGAAAAGATATTTATGATATTAAAAAATCTTATTGAAAATGGAATAATATATAATAAAAATTCAGAACCTGAAGTAATAGTTAAAGTAGATGAAAAAGGAGATAGGTATAATATAAGTGTAGAGGATAATGGAATAGGAATACCTATCTACGAGCAAGATAAGATATTTGAAAGATTCTATAGAATAGATAAGGCTAGAACAAGCAATTTAGGAGGAACAGGATTAGGACTTTCCATAGTAAAGACTCTCATTGAAAAATGTGGTGGAGGGCTTGTAATTGACTCTATTGAAGGAAAAGGCACAATATTTTCTTTCTACATTTTAAAATAA